Proteins encoded by one window of Portunus trituberculatus isolate SZX2019 chromosome 27, ASM1759143v1, whole genome shotgun sequence:
- the LOC123509679 gene encoding bestrophin-2-like isoform X1, with translation MTVQYIHRVASGSALMSFYLLKRWRGSVYKVVWKDLAVYLVIYYCLSFVYRFGLGEQGRENFEKLVLHCARFQAVLPVSFVLGFYVTLVVGRWWETYRRLPWPDNTAILLATHLPGQGVEHVERRSILRYVMLCITLTLATISPVVKESLPTFQAMVKKGFLTDEEARMLEKHKADSGQHVAWVPIVWACRAVHRARKEGRITTDLGHKSLVDEMLCLRRLCGRLLGYNSHNIPLVYAQVVTLAVYSFFVFSVIGGQFLDTTKNYTSHTIDLYVPFFSILQLVFYIGWLKVAECLLNPFGDDDHDFEFLSMIDRHRKMVEMLSETGANDLPSLAPLAEEESSSVVPSPNAVPATASLSNPTQPTSPGGRIVQETTPLIP, from the exons ATGACCGTGCAGTACATCCATAGGGTCGCCAGTGGGAGCGCCCTAATGTCGTTCTATTTACTTAAGCG GTGGCGGGGCAGCGTGTACAAGGTGGTGTGGAAGGACCTGGCCGTCTATTTGGTGATATACTACTGTCTCTCCTTCGTCTACCGCTTCGGCCTGGGAGAACAAGGACGCGA GAACTTCGAGAAGTTGGTGCTGCACTGCGCTCGCTTCCAGGCTGTGCTGCCAGTGTCCTTCGTGCTGGGTTTCTACGTGACGCTGGTGGTAGGTCGCTGGTGGGAGACATACCGCAGACTCCCGTGGCCAGACAACACTGCCATCCTGCTTGCCACACACCTCCCCGGCCAG GGCGTTGAGCATGTGGAGCGGCGCAGCATTCTCCGCTACGTGATGCTGTGCATCACCCTGACCCTGGCCACCATTTCCCCCGTGGTGAAGGAGAGCCTGCCCACCTTCCAGGCCATGGTGAAGAAAG GCTTCCTGACGGACGAGGAGGCGAGGATGCTTGAGAAACATAAGGCAGACAGCGGGCAGCACGTGGCATGGGTGCCCATCGTGTGGGCGTGCAGGGCCGTGCACCGGGCCAGGAAGGAAGGCCGCATTACCACTGACCTGGGCCATAAGTCGCTGGTGGACGAAATGTTGTGTCTGAGGAGGCTGTGCGGAAGGCTGCTTGGCTATAACTCTCACAACATCCCCCTTGTGTACGCCCAG GTGGTGACGCTGGCGGTGTACTCCTTCTTCGTGTTCTCGGTGATCGGAGGACAGTTCCTGGACACCACCAAGAACTACACCAGCCACACAATCGACCTGTACGTGcccttcttttccatcctccAGCTGGTTTTCTACATCGGTTGGCTAAAGGTCGCTGAGTGTCTTCTTAACCCTTTTGGAGACGACGACCACGACTTTGAGTTTCTGTCTATGATAGACAGGCACCGCAaa ATGGTTGAAATGTTGAGCGAGACCGGAGCCAACGACCTGCCGTCCCTCGCCCCGCTGGCCGAGGAGGAGTCAAGTTCTGTGGTCCCGAGCCCCAACGCCGTGCCTGCCACAGCGTCTCTCAGCAACCCGACTCAACCCACTTCACCTGGAGGTCGCATCGTGCAGGAAACCACGCCCCTCATACCTTAA
- the LOC123509679 gene encoding bestrophin-3-like isoform X3, translating to MTVQYIHRVASGSALMSFYLLKRNFEKLVLHCARFQAVLPVSFVLGFYVTLVVGRWWETYRRLPWPDNTAILLATHLPGQGVEHVERRSILRYVMLCITLTLATISPVVKESLPTFQAMVKKGFLTDEEARMLEKHKADSGQHVAWVPIVWACRAVHRARKEGRITTDLGHKSLVDEMLCLRRLCGRLLGYNSHNIPLVYAQVVTLAVYSFFVFSVIGGQFLDTTKNYTSHTIDLYVPFFSILQLVFYIGWLKVAECLLNPFGDDDHDFEFLSMIDRHRKMVEMLSETGANDLPSLAPLAEEESSSVVPSPNAVPATASLSNPTQPTSPGGRIVQETTPLIP from the exons ATGACCGTGCAGTACATCCATAGGGTCGCCAGTGGGAGCGCCCTAATGTCGTTCTATTTACTTAAGCG GAACTTCGAGAAGTTGGTGCTGCACTGCGCTCGCTTCCAGGCTGTGCTGCCAGTGTCCTTCGTGCTGGGTTTCTACGTGACGCTGGTGGTAGGTCGCTGGTGGGAGACATACCGCAGACTCCCGTGGCCAGACAACACTGCCATCCTGCTTGCCACACACCTCCCCGGCCAG GGCGTTGAGCATGTGGAGCGGCGCAGCATTCTCCGCTACGTGATGCTGTGCATCACCCTGACCCTGGCCACCATTTCCCCCGTGGTGAAGGAGAGCCTGCCCACCTTCCAGGCCATGGTGAAGAAAG GCTTCCTGACGGACGAGGAGGCGAGGATGCTTGAGAAACATAAGGCAGACAGCGGGCAGCACGTGGCATGGGTGCCCATCGTGTGGGCGTGCAGGGCCGTGCACCGGGCCAGGAAGGAAGGCCGCATTACCACTGACCTGGGCCATAAGTCGCTGGTGGACGAAATGTTGTGTCTGAGGAGGCTGTGCGGAAGGCTGCTTGGCTATAACTCTCACAACATCCCCCTTGTGTACGCCCAG GTGGTGACGCTGGCGGTGTACTCCTTCTTCGTGTTCTCGGTGATCGGAGGACAGTTCCTGGACACCACCAAGAACTACACCAGCCACACAATCGACCTGTACGTGcccttcttttccatcctccAGCTGGTTTTCTACATCGGTTGGCTAAAGGTCGCTGAGTGTCTTCTTAACCCTTTTGGAGACGACGACCACGACTTTGAGTTTCTGTCTATGATAGACAGGCACCGCAaa ATGGTTGAAATGTTGAGCGAGACCGGAGCCAACGACCTGCCGTCCCTCGCCCCGCTGGCCGAGGAGGAGTCAAGTTCTGTGGTCCCGAGCCCCAACGCCGTGCCTGCCACAGCGTCTCTCAGCAACCCGACTCAACCCACTTCACCTGGAGGTCGCATCGTGCAGGAAACCACGCCCCTCATACCTTAA
- the LOC123509679 gene encoding bestrophin-2-like isoform X4 — MTVQYIHRVASGSALMSFYLLKRWRGSVYKVVWKDLAVYLVIYYCLSFVYRFGLGEQGRENFEKLVLHCARFQAVLPVSFVLGFYVTLVVGRWWETYRRLPWPDNTAILLATHLPGQGVEHVERRSILRYVMLCITLTLATISPVVKESLPTFQAMVKKGFLTDEEARMLEKHKADSGQHVAWVPIVWACRAVHRARKEGRITTDLGHKSLVDEMLCLRRLCGRLLGYNSHNIPLVYAQLVFYIGWLKVAECLLNPFGDDDHDFEFLSMIDRHRKMVEMLSETGANDLPSLAPLAEEESSSVVPSPNAVPATASLSNPTQPTSPGGRIVQETTPLIP, encoded by the exons ATGACCGTGCAGTACATCCATAGGGTCGCCAGTGGGAGCGCCCTAATGTCGTTCTATTTACTTAAGCG GTGGCGGGGCAGCGTGTACAAGGTGGTGTGGAAGGACCTGGCCGTCTATTTGGTGATATACTACTGTCTCTCCTTCGTCTACCGCTTCGGCCTGGGAGAACAAGGACGCGA GAACTTCGAGAAGTTGGTGCTGCACTGCGCTCGCTTCCAGGCTGTGCTGCCAGTGTCCTTCGTGCTGGGTTTCTACGTGACGCTGGTGGTAGGTCGCTGGTGGGAGACATACCGCAGACTCCCGTGGCCAGACAACACTGCCATCCTGCTTGCCACACACCTCCCCGGCCAG GGCGTTGAGCATGTGGAGCGGCGCAGCATTCTCCGCTACGTGATGCTGTGCATCACCCTGACCCTGGCCACCATTTCCCCCGTGGTGAAGGAGAGCCTGCCCACCTTCCAGGCCATGGTGAAGAAAG GCTTCCTGACGGACGAGGAGGCGAGGATGCTTGAGAAACATAAGGCAGACAGCGGGCAGCACGTGGCATGGGTGCCCATCGTGTGGGCGTGCAGGGCCGTGCACCGGGCCAGGAAGGAAGGCCGCATTACCACTGACCTGGGCCATAAGTCGCTGGTGGACGAAATGTTGTGTCTGAGGAGGCTGTGCGGAAGGCTGCTTGGCTATAACTCTCACAACATCCCCCTTGTGTACGCCCAG CTGGTTTTCTACATCGGTTGGCTAAAGGTCGCTGAGTGTCTTCTTAACCCTTTTGGAGACGACGACCACGACTTTGAGTTTCTGTCTATGATAGACAGGCACCGCAaa ATGGTTGAAATGTTGAGCGAGACCGGAGCCAACGACCTGCCGTCCCTCGCCCCGCTGGCCGAGGAGGAGTCAAGTTCTGTGGTCCCGAGCCCCAACGCCGTGCCTGCCACAGCGTCTCTCAGCAACCCGACTCAACCCACTTCACCTGGAGGTCGCATCGTGCAGGAAACCACGCCCCTCATACCTTAA